The following proteins are co-located in the Halanaerobiaceae bacterium ANBcell28 genome:
- a CDS encoding mechanosensitive ion channel domain-containing protein, with the protein MISINNFNFHNMQREIIYTLIIIIVLTGIKWSLNKIINRRLKDVKTAYQWRKIITYLSFFFALILILPMWIRGFGTFVTYLGLSTAGLAIALKDLLSSMVAWIFILWKRPFSIGDRIEIDGKAGDVIDIRLFQFSINEIGRSYAEQSTGCVVHIPNYKILTESIRNYTSGFSFIWDEITILITFESDWQKAKRILLEIVEEETGHFKDSAEYKVKEAAKKYLVFYKNLSPIVYTKVKDSGVLLTMRFICEPRQKRVIESKVWERVLFAFNKEKTIDFAYPTTRLYGMALEENHYSKKISKLESEGFSDDKI; encoded by the coding sequence GTGATATCTATAAATAACTTTAATTTTCATAATATGCAAAGAGAAATTATCTATACACTTATTATTATAATAGTTTTAACTGGCATTAAATGGAGTTTAAATAAAATAATTAATCGTAGGTTAAAAGATGTAAAAACTGCTTATCAATGGCGAAAAATTATTACATATTTAAGCTTTTTCTTTGCTTTAATATTAATACTACCAATGTGGATAAGAGGATTTGGAACATTTGTAACGTATCTTGGATTATCGACTGCAGGTTTAGCAATAGCTTTGAAGGACCTTCTTTCAAGTATGGTTGCTTGGATATTTATTCTATGGAAACGTCCTTTTTCTATTGGAGATAGGATAGAAATTGATGGGAAAGCTGGAGATGTTATTGATATAAGACTCTTCCAGTTTTCTATAAATGAGATTGGTAGATCCTATGCAGAACAAAGCACTGGTTGTGTAGTTCATATTCCTAATTATAAGATTCTAACAGAAAGTATAAGAAATTATACTAGTGGTTTTTCTTTTATATGGGATGAAATAACAATACTTATTACATTTGAAAGCGATTGGCAGAAGGCTAAAAGGATATTATTAGAGATAGTAGAAGAAGAAACTGGGCATTTTAAAGATTCGGCAGAGTATAAAGTAAAAGAAGCTGCAAAAAAATATCTTGTTTTCTATAAAAATTTATCACCAATTGTTTATACTAAAGTAAAAGATAGTGGAGTATTATTAACAATGCGTTTTATATGTGAACCACGTCAAAAAAGAGTTATAGAAAGCAAAGTATGGGAAAGGGTTTTATTTGCCTTTAATAAAGAAAAAACTATTGATTTTGCTTATCCAACAACTCGATTATACGGTATGGCTTTAGAAGAGAATCATTATTCAAAAAAAATAAGTAAACTAGAAAGTGAAGGTTTTTCTGATGATAAAATTTAA